GCAGTTTGTGCAATCCCAGGGCATCGACCCGCGATCGCTTGGCGTGAAAAAAATGATCTGTATCGGCGAGCCCGTGAGGGACCGCATGCTTGCTTTTCTTCGGGTGGGCGAGAACCTGGAAGCGGTCTGGGGGGCGAAGGTCTATTCGACCTATGCATCCTCCGAGACCATTACCTCATTCTGCGAGTGCACGGCACAGCAGGGCGGACACCTGCATCCCGACCTGGCGATCGTCGAGATCGTGAACGACCGGGGTGAGCTGCTTCCGGGCGGGGAATCCGGCGAGGTCGTGGTAACGCCGTTGAATATCGAAGGCATGCCGTTGCTGCGGTTTCAGACCGGGGATGTGAGTTTTCTGATCGACGAACCGTGCGACTGCGGACGGCAATCGCTCCGCCTGGGCCCCATCCTCGGGAGAAAGAAACAGATGATAAAGTTTCGCGGGACGACGCTGTATCCGAACTCGATCTACACGGTCCTTGATTCGTTTCCCGGGATCAGCGAGTACTCCGTGATTGCGACCAGCGACTACGACCTCTCCGATGTGATCATGGTCCAGGTCGCCGTGAACGACGCATCCTGTTCAGCGGCCATGATCATGGAAAAGCTCCAGGCGCACCTGCGGGTGAGGCCCGAGGTTGTCATCGTGAGCGAGGAAAGCGTGAAGCGTGATGTATACCCCGGGAATTCCCGGAAACCAATTCGATTTGTGGATAAGAGAAAAAAAATATGAAATCCTGTCAGAGCCGTATTTACGGCGCGGAATTCTCCCATCAGGAGGTCGCCGAAGCCGTCCGTGAGGGCAGGTTGCTTTCCATGGAGATGGAGTTCAACAAGAACTGCAATTTTCGTTGTCTCTACTGCTATGCTTCGGACAGCAACGTCAACCGGAACGAGCTGAGCAAACATGAGTTCCTTGACCTCATCAACCAGGCCAGGGAACTGGGCGCGAGAAAGATCATCGTCCTCGGCGGCGAGCCCATGCTCTATCCCCCTATCATCGAGATGATCCAGTACATCAGGGGACTCGGCATGGACATCGAACTCTTCACGAACGGGACGAACATCACGCTTGAGATGGCCCGGACACTGTATGACCTCGGCGTGCGCGTGGTACTCAAGATGAACACGTTCGAGGAAAAGATCCAGGACATGCTCTCGGGAAGGAAAGGCGCGTATGCCCAGATACATGAAGCCTTCAACAACCTGAAACTGGCCGGCTATCCATCGGCGGACCGTTTCATGGGCATCAGCACGGTTGTTTGTCAGCAGAACATCGATGAGCTCCCGAGGATGTGGGAGTGGCTGCGGGACCAGAACATCGCACCCTATTTCGAGATGATCACCCCGCAGGGCGGCGCTAAAGAACACAATATGCTTGAAGTCGATTCCCGGCAGATCGAAGAGCTTTTTCACCGGATCTCCCGGATCGACCGGAAAAAATACGGACACACCTGGGACCCCAAGCCTCCGCTCGTGGGCGGAGAGTGTCTTCGTCACCAGTTCTCCTGCGCGGTCAACTCCGAAGGCTTTGTGCAGCCGTGCGTAGGGGTTACGATCCCGATCGGCAATGTCCGAAAACAACGGCTCAAGGACATTCTGCGGGAGAGTGAGGTGGTCCAGGACCTCAAGAACTATACCGAGACCATCAAAGGGCCGTGCAGCGAATGCGAACGGTTGAGCGAATGTTACGGCTGCCGGGGAGCGGCATACCAGATGACCGGCGACTACCTGGCTTCCGACCCCCTGTGCTGGAAGAACCTGGATAAACGGGATGATATCATGTTCCTGCCGGTGGATGCCAGTCAGCTCGTTCCGCATAAACAGCCCATGCTGCTCATCGACCGGCTCCTCGAGATCCAGGAGCGGGCGTCCCTGTCCGAGATGATCGTGCGCGCGGACATGATATTTGTGGGGAAGGACGGGAAGCTCGATGATGCTTCGTATCCCGAGATCATATCCCAGGCTATCGCCGCACAGGAGGGATTTCGAAAGCTCGGGAGCCGTAGTCCCCAGCAGGAAGGCTTCCTGCTGGGCATCAAGAACCTCGCGATCACCGGAAGCGCGTGCGTCGGCGATACCCTTCGCATATCAGTGTTCAAGGTCGCGAGGTATGGAGACTTCGGCATCATCCAGGGAGAGGTCAGGAATGGCGATACCCTGATCGCCAGCGGAGAAGTAAAGGTCTGGCAGGGCGATAGCAAGGCGGCCGTATGATGATGAACAAAAATAGCGGGAAAGGGGGGGCCGTTCTCTTCCTGATCCTCTTTATCCTGGTGCACGCTGGACAGGTTTTCGCAAAGGACATGAAAACTGATGCTGCGCCGGAATCAACCGATCTGTCCGCAGTGCTGAACAGCATCGGGAAAAAGGTCTCGGACTTCAAGACCCTTAAAACGGATTTCACCCAGGAAAAAGAGATGGCCATGTTCAAGGAGAAACTCGTGCTTAGGGGCAGGATCTATCTCCAGAAACCGAACAAGGTCGCCTGGCATGTGGATAAGCCGCTCCGGTATTCCGTCCTGATCACTGATACATTCATCCGTCAGTGGGACGAAGACACGGACCAGGTCCAGGAACTCTCGTTGACGAAAAACCCGATGTTCCAGAACGTGATCAAGCAGTTGACGGTCTGGTTCTCCGGCGAGTACGGCTTACTTCTTGAGACCAATGATGTGCGGCTGGTGAAACGCAGTCCCCTGACGATCGAGTTCTCTCCCCGCGCGAATAATGACTCCCGGAAGGTGATCAAGAACATCACGATTACCTTCCGACAGGACGAGACCTATTTACAGCAGATCCGTATGCAGGAACTGAGCGGCGATATCACCACGATCACGTTCACGAACACGCTCCTGAATGCGCCTCTCGACAGCAGCGACTTTGAGGTCCGCCCCATTGGAAAACATAGTTCTCTAACAATCATGGACAGCAAGGGAATGCAACTATCGCTTGTGAATGTTGACCATCCTCTTGGAGACCTCGGATTCTCTAACGGGGTTCACCCCGTTAGAGAACGGAGTACCTCCTTGTTCTCCGATAACGTTCATATCCAACTATCCCGAAAGGATGTTGTGGAAGGTCATCGTGCGCCGGTGGCCTTCTCTAACGGGGTAAAGCATGTTTGAAAAGTATTTCTCGCTGCTGTACCAGTTCGTGCACCGGCACAAACAAGGGGTGCTCGCGACCGTACTCCTGGTCACGGTTGCCGCCGGCGCAGGGCTT
This DNA window, taken from Nitrospirota bacterium, encodes the following:
- a CDS encoding AMP-binding protein; this encodes MIEFDRNKKLEFSAPGEIRMVQEGMLKKHVQYCADHSPYYRQLFREQGIDAGAVTLDRLSDLPLTDKTALSLRNEDFLAVPMSRVVDIVLSSGTTGKPTKMMYTENDLRRLAYNEEISFTSCGLTRDDIVLLTCTMDRCFIAGLAYFSGVRSLGAAAIRNGLSSVDSHFEILRRLAPTALVGVPTFLLKLGQFVQSQGIDPRSLGVKKMICIGEPVRDRMLAFLRVGENLEAVWGAKVYSTYASSETITSFCECTAQQGGHLHPDLAIVEIVNDRGELLPGGESGEVVVTPLNIEGMPLLRFQTGDVSFLIDEPCDCGRQSLRLGPILGRKKQMIKFRGTTLYPNSIYTVLDSFPGISEYSVIATSDYDLSDVIMVQVAVNDASCSAAMIMEKLQAHLRVRPEVVIVSEESVKRDVYPGNSRKPIRFVDKRKKI
- a CDS encoding radical SAM protein encodes the protein MKSCQSRIYGAEFSHQEVAEAVREGRLLSMEMEFNKNCNFRCLYCYASDSNVNRNELSKHEFLDLINQARELGARKIIVLGGEPMLYPPIIEMIQYIRGLGMDIELFTNGTNITLEMARTLYDLGVRVVLKMNTFEEKIQDMLSGRKGAYAQIHEAFNNLKLAGYPSADRFMGISTVVCQQNIDELPRMWEWLRDQNIAPYFEMITPQGGAKEHNMLEVDSRQIEELFHRISRIDRKKYGHTWDPKPPLVGGECLRHQFSCAVNSEGFVQPCVGVTIPIGNVRKQRLKDILRESEVVQDLKNYTETIKGPCSECERLSECYGCRGAAYQMTGDYLASDPLCWKNLDKRDDIMFLPVDASQLVPHKQPMLLIDRLLEIQERASLSEMIVRADMIFVGKDGKLDDASYPEIISQAIAAQEGFRKLGSRSPQQEGFLLGIKNLAITGSACVGDTLRISVFKVARYGDFGIIQGEVRNGDTLIASGEVKVWQGDSKAAV
- a CDS encoding outer membrane lipoprotein carrier protein LolA — encoded protein: MMMNKNSGKGGAVLFLILFILVHAGQVFAKDMKTDAAPESTDLSAVLNSIGKKVSDFKTLKTDFTQEKEMAMFKEKLVLRGRIYLQKPNKVAWHVDKPLRYSVLITDTFIRQWDEDTDQVQELSLTKNPMFQNVIKQLTVWFSGEYGLLLETNDVRLVKRSPLTIEFSPRANNDSRKVIKNITITFRQDETYLQQIRMQELSGDITTITFTNTLLNAPLDSSDFEVRPIGKHSSLTIMDSKGMQLSLVNVDHPLGDLGFSNGVHPVRERSTSLFSDNVHIQLSRKDVVEGHRAPVAFSNGVKHV